In Humulus lupulus chromosome 6, drHumLupu1.1, whole genome shotgun sequence, a single genomic region encodes these proteins:
- the LOC133784236 gene encoding uncharacterized protein LOC133784236: MDIGKLPVNLLKVKGGKRGQAKKDELEKMPPPKSANTTVSTSVLPQSQPIQSNAPTISDKGKIEVPTELASDLIASVKKYFASPFVKEIDIDDTAGALSTRLGLDFLTGVGRILGEFSSVDWNLLQDDESFAMQGQVELAIIFGMLSYLHHSQQLYAYVVVTKKSLVEMTEA, from the exons ATGGATATAGGGAAACTTCCGGTTAATCTCCTGAAGGTTAAAGGAGGGAAAAGAGGTCAGGCAAAGAAAGACGAACTCGAAAAAATGCCTCCTCCCAAATCTGCAAACACAACCGTTAGTACCTCAGTTCTGCCTCAGTCGCAACCTATTCAATCAAACGCACCCACTATCTCGGATAAGGGAAAAATTGAGGTTCCTACTGAACTAGCTTCCGACCTTATTGCTTCGGTTAAAAAATACTTCGCCTCCCCATTCGTTAAAGAGATTGACATAGACGATACAGCTGGGGCATTAAGCACTAGGCTTGGCTTGGACTTTCTGACAGGAGTGGGAAGAATCTTGGGAGAATTTTCCTCGGTTGATTGGAATCTCCTCCAAGATGATGAATCTTTCGCCATGCAAGGTCAAGTTGAATTGGCTATAATTTTT GGCATGCTGAGCTACCTACACCATTCCCAACAACTTTATGCTTACGTGGTAGTCACCAAGAAGAGCCTGGTTGAGATGACAGAAGCTTAA